In a single window of the Thamnophis elegans isolate rThaEle1 chromosome 8, rThaEle1.pri, whole genome shotgun sequence genome:
- the MOS gene encoding proto-oncogene serine/threonine-protein kinase mos — translation MPSPLPLNRLLHLEFSPSVNARPCSSPLVCPAKGEKFFGVGSTSRIRRLPPHLAWCSIDWDQLCLLHLLGSGGFGSVYKATYHGATVAVKQVKRCSKNHLASRQSFWAELNVARLDHINVVHIVAASTCTPTSQDSLGTIIMEYAGNCTLHHVIYGTDYLTGNNDGLKCDHGFLSTAQAVIYSCDIVAGLIFLHSQLIVHLDLKPANIFITDHNICKIGDFGCSQKLEDSESSGLYLCHQGGTYTHRAPELLKGEKITPKADIYSFAITLWQMVTQQEPYLGERQYILYSVVACNLRPSLNAAVFKGSAIGQQLETVIESCWRADVAERPSAECLLHDLHCLPVVV, via the coding sequence ATGCCATCCCCTCTTCCTCTTAATCGTCTTCTCCATCTGGAATTCTCTCCATCTGTGAATGCACGTCCCTGCAGTAGCCCTTTGGTCTGTCCTGCCAAAGGAGAAAAGTTCTTTGGGGTGGGAAGCACATCTAGGATTCGTCGGCTACCCCCCCACTTAGCTTGGTGTTCAATTGACTGGGATCAGTTATGTCTTCTGCATCTCCTGGGCTCTGGTGGGTTTGGTTCTGTTTACAAGGCAACTTACCATGGAGCTACAGTGGCTGTAAAACAAGTGAAGAGATGCAGTAAGAACCATTTGGCATCACGGCAAAGCTTCTGGGCAGAACTAAATGTAGCACGTCTTGACCATATCAATGTGGTACACATAGTAGCTGCTAGCACATGTACCCCTACTAGTCAGGATAGTTTGGGTACCATAATTATGGAATATGCAGGTAATTGCACTCTACATCATGTTATCTATGGGACTGATTATTTAACAGGAAATAACGATGGCCTTAAATGTGACCATGGGTTTTTGAGTACAGCTCAGGCTGTCATTTACTCCTGTGATATTGTGGCAGGGTTAATATTTCTCCATTCTCAGTTAATTGTGCATCTGGATTTAAAACCTGCTAACATATTCATAACAGACCATAATATTTGTAAGATTGGAGACTTTGGATGCTCCCAAAAGCTAGAAGATAGTGAATCTTCAGGACTATATCTTTGTCATCAAGGGGGAACATACACACATCGTGCTCCTGAACTTCTTAAAGGTGAGAAAATCACACCCAAGGCAGATATCTATTCTTTTGCTATTACTCTGTGGCAAATGGTAACCCAGCAAGAGCCTTATCTGGGTGAACGCCAGTATATACTTTACTCTGTGGTAGCATGTAATCTGCGCCCCTCTCTAAATGCAGCTGTGTTTAAAGGTTCAGCTATTGGCCAACAACTTGAGACAGTAATTGAAAGCTGTTGGAGAGCTGATGTAGCCGAGCGTCCTAGTGCAGAATGTCTCCTTCACGATCTTCATTGCTTGCCTGTAGTAGTGTAA
- the RPS20 gene encoding 40S ribosomal protein S20, which translates to MAFKDTGKAPVEQEVAIHRIRITLTSRNVKSLEKVCADLIRGAKEKNLKVKGPVRMPTKTLRITTRKTPCGEGSKTWDRFQMRIHKRLIDLHSPSEIVKQITSISIEPGVEVEVTIADA; encoded by the exons ATg GCATTTAAAGATACTGGAAAGGCCCCTGTGGAACAAGAAGTAGCAATCCATCGTATCAGAATTACTTTGACAAGTCGCAATGTGAAGTCTCTTGAAAAGG tttgtgcAGATCTCATCAGAGGTGctaaagaaaaaaatctaaaagtgAAAGGGCCTGTTCGCATGCCTACTAAG ACCCTGCGAATCACTACGAGAAAAACACCATGTGGTGAAGGTTCCAAAACTTGGGATCGTTTCCAAATGCGCATACATAAGCGCCTCATTGATTTACACAGTCCTTCAGAGATTGTCAAACAGATAACTTCTATCAGCATTGAGCCTGGGGTGGAAGTTGAAGTTACTATTGCCGATGCTTAA
- the LOC116512260 gene encoding kinesin-like protein KIF20A — MNCQENYGTAFTGCGMVEAVSREELSEASSPEEVKELYQPLKVYLRVRPFSKTELENNENQDCLIIENQETITLQTPKELAQIKNNEKKIGQSAHQFTFTKVFGPDTTQNEFFEGTMKDIVNAYLDGRNGLVFTYGVTNAGKSFTVQGCPKDGGILPRSLDMIFNHIKGRQYSKMNLKPCFSNLTKMLNDMQVKQEESIKAALLFSLKEETENIWKPSDSTSCSCNSPNLPLDQLDYKPEFVKSEAYTIGQKNLASLWVSFFEIYNEYIYDLLDLLPVLKNQKRKVLRICEDQGGNFYIKDLKWVNISDSEEACKILKIGNKNRSLASTKMNQQSSRSHSIFSIRLLSLSDEDVPRTLGISELSFCDLAGSERCHKAQTFGDRLKEAGNINNSLLILGKCIAALKQNQNSKLRPSYIPFRESKLTRLFQPFFCGKGKACMIVNVSQCASTYDETLHVMKFSAVAKQVIPTFQHKLFDYFPPKYSRREDKPTVHFDDISIEQFPTYADIPSSPEDEEIDITILSHEDLLKTTEMLKDKLIAERQGKLLLEVQIRKEMAKAMFQQLMETEEAWSKRLEDLKESYEEKLENKFVMYKDAIKKHAYTCAMDQVEERYVPIEEFIAEQEKVQERDMKILELKLKLGEQNNLPSEIPCSDSTAWKMNLDAQCRKMEETSGALQKPCKERDELIKSLKWKIHKLYEMLQDAKEEYRKIVENTTLKQMISLKDQETIGFQNRNKCDHEPEATLSHLQEELKESKGPISTESIKQHKSKKGFFASLNH; from the exons AtgaattgccaagaaaattatggAACTGCTTTCACGGGGTGTGGCATGGTAGAAGCAGTATCTCGTGAAGAATTGTCTGAAGCATCTAGTCCTGAAGAAGTGAAG GAACTATATCAGCCCCTGAAAGTTTACTTGAGAGTTCGGCCCTTCTCAAAGACAGAGCTTGAAAATAATGAAAACCAG GACTGTTTAATTATTGAAAATCAAGAGACAATAACACTTCAGACTCCAAAAGAATTGGCGCAAATAAAGAATAATGAAAAGAAGATTGGACAATCTGCACATCAATTCACCTTCACAAAG GTTTTTGGACCAGATACAACGCAAAATGAATTTTTTGAAGGCACAATGAAAGATATTGTAAACGCTTACCTTGACGGAAGAAATGGCCTTGTTTTTACTTATGGCGTCACTAATGCAGGCAAAAGTTTCACTGTCCAAG GTTGTCCAAAAGATGGTGGCATTCTTCCTCGCTCCCTTGATATGATCTTTAATCATATAAAAGGAAGACAGTATTCAAAGATGAATTTAAAACCTTGCTTCAGTAATCTTACCAAGATGCTAAATGACATGCAAGTTAAGCAAGAAGAATCCATTAAAGCtgcacttcttttttctttgaaagag gAAACTGAAAATATTTGGAAACCTTCAGATTCAACGTCATGTAGCTGTAACTCACCAAACCTTCCTTTGGACCAGTTag ATTACAAGCCTGAATTTGTAAAATCAGAAGCTTATACCATTGGTCAGAAAAACTTGGCATCACTTTGGGTTTCCTTCTTTGAAATTTATAATGAATATATTTATGACTTGCTGGACTTACTACCAGTCTTGAAAAATCAGAAGCGCAAAGTTTTAAGAATCTGTGAGGATCAAGGAGGAAACTTTTACATTAAAG ATTTAAAATGGGTCAATATATCAGATTCAGAAGAGGCTTGTAAAATACttaaaataggaaataagaatAGAAGTTTGGCAAGCACCAAGATGAACCAGCAATCCAGTCGAAG tCACAGTATATTTTCTATTCGACTCCTCAGTTTGAGTGATGAAGATGTGCCACGTACTCTTGGAATCTCTGA ACTTTCCTTCTGTGACTTGGCTGGTTCAGAAAGATGCCATAAAGCTCAAACCTTTGGAGACAGACTGAAAGAAGCTGGCAATATTAATAATTCTCTTCTTATTCTTGGGAAATGCATTGCAGCtctgaaacaaaatcaaaattcaaa ATTAAGGCCAAGTTATATTCCTTTCCGAGAGAGTAAACTGACCCGCCTCTTCCAACCATTCTTCTGTGGTAAAGGCAAAGCCTGCATGATTGTCAACGTTAGTCAATGTGCTTCCACATATGATGAAACACTTCATGTAATGAAGTTTTCTGCTGTAGCAAAACAA GTCATTCCAACATTTCAACACAAACTCTTTGATTATTTTCCTCCGAAGTATAGCAGGAGAGAAGATAAACCTACAGTGCATTTTGATGACATATCAATTGAGCAATTTCCTACCTATGCTGACATTCCCTCTTCCCCTGAAGATGAGGAAATAGATATTACTATTCTGAGCCATGAG GATCTCTTGAAAACCACAGAGATGCTAAAGGATAAACTGATTGCAGAGAGGCAGGGCAAATTACTCCTTGAAGTCCAAATACGCAAAGAGATGGCCAAAGCAATGTTTCAGCAGCTTATGGAAACAGAAGAAGCTTGGAG TAAACGCTTAGAAGACTTGAAAGAAAGTTATGAAGAGAAACTGGAGAATAAATTTGTAATGTATAAAGATGCCATAAAGAAGCACGCATATACATGTGCAATGGACCAAGTTGAAGAACGCTATGTTCCAATAGAAGAATTCATAGCTGAACAAGAAAAGGTTCAG GAAAGAGATATGAAAATACTAGAGCTGAAACTAAAACTTGGAGAACAAAATAACCTGCCTTCGGAAATTCCCTGTTCAGACTCTACAGCATGGAAGATGAATCTAG ATGCTCAATGCAGAAAGATGGAAGAAACTTCAGGTGCTTTACAGAAGCCGTGTAAAGAGAGAGATGAG TTAATAAAATCATTGAAATGGAAAATTCATAAGTTATACGAAATGTTGCAAGATGCCAAAGAAGAATATAGAAAAATAGTTGAGAACACTACATTAAAGCAGATGATAAGTCTTAAG